In one Solanum lycopersicum chromosome 11, SLM_r2.1 genomic region, the following are encoded:
- the LOC101243844 gene encoding uncharacterized protein LOC101243844 isoform 2 (isoform 2 is encoded by transcript variant 2) — protein sequence MFATCFYVSPFIQNPTFFTSTKSLYTSIKFKFNHKKGLNHLQDSIFVHSNSSQGLAWAFPSLQPPPPRICGSPNGPIVTGPRIKLRDGRYLAYKEHGVPKETAKYKVVYAHSFSATKYDSAVAPLETLEELGAYVVSFDRPGYGESDPHPKRTIQTTALDMEELADQLGLGPKFYVMGYSMGGLSVWGCLKYIPNRLAGAALVAPVVNYWWPSFPANLSTEGYNLQLPQDQWALRVAHYAPWLVYWWNTQKWFPCNSVISGKPKMSPQDLEVVSRSAKHLSKRPKLKEYAVQQGVFESLHRDMMVGFGKWDFDPMDLKNPFRNGEGSVHMWHGDEDWIVPVTLQRYVAERLSWIQYHEMPNVGHLVMLDPAMNEVIWKTFLTGRQRTNSVHS from the exons ATGTTCGCCACTTGTTTCTATGTGTCTCCATTTATTCAAAACCCAACATTTTTTACCTCTACAAAATCTTTATACACTTCTATCAAGTTCAAATTCAACCACAAAAAGGGATTGAATCACCTTCAAGATTCCATTTTTGTTCATTCCAATTCTAGTCAAG GTCTGGCATGGGCATTCCCATCCCTCCAACCTCCACCTCCCAGAATCTGTGGTTCTCCGAATGGTCCAATAGTTACCGGACCTAGAATCAAACTTAGGGATGGAAGATATCTGGCTTATAAGGAGCATGGTGTACCCAAAGAAACGGCCAAATATAAGGTCGTATATGCACATAGCTTTAGTGCTACCAAATATGATTCAGCTGTTGCACCCTTG GAAACACTCGAAGAATTAGGGGCGTATGTTGTCTCTTTTGATAGACCTGGTTATGGGGAAAGCGATCCACATCCAAAACGAACCATACAAACTACAGCTTTGGATATGGAAGAGCTTGCTGATCAACTCGGACTTGGCCCAAAATTTTATGTTATGGGGTATTCCATGGGTGGTCTTTCCGTTTGGGGTTGCCTCAAGTACATCCCTAATCG GTTAGCTGGAGCAGCTCTAGTTGCTCCTGTTGTCAATTACTGGTGGCCTAGTTTTCCTGCTAATTTATCCACAGAAGGATACAATCTACAGCTACCACAGGACCAATGGGCACTTCGAGTTGCACATTATGCGCCTTGGCTAGTCTACTGGTGGAACACTCAGAAGTGGTTCCCCTGCAATAGTGTTATATCTGGAAAACCGAAAATGTCTCCCCAAGATTTAGAAGTCGTTTCGAGATCTGCTAAGCATCTAAGCAAAAGGCCAAAGCTTAAG GAATATGCTGTACAACAAGGAGTATTCGAGTCTCTCCATCGTGACATGATGGTGGGGTTCGGAAAGTGGGATTTTGATCCTATGGATCTTAAGAACCCTTTTCGTAATGGTGAAGGCTCGGTCCACATGTGGCATGGTGACGAAGACTGGATTGTACCTGTTACGTTACAACGTTACGTTGCAGAAAGGCTTTCGTGGATACAGTACCATGAAATGCCCAATGTTGGACATCTAGTTATGCTTGATCCAGCCATGAATGAGGTTATCTGGAAGACATTTTTGACAGGAAGACAAAGAACAAATAGTGTGCATTCTTAA
- the LOC101243844 gene encoding uncharacterized protein LOC101243844 isoform 1 (isoform 1 is encoded by transcript variant 1), protein MFATCFYVSPFIQNPTFFTSTKSLYTSIKFKFNHKKGLNHLQDSIFVHSNSSQGMLGKVLVVLLIAGLAWAFPSLQPPPPRICGSPNGPIVTGPRIKLRDGRYLAYKEHGVPKETAKYKVVYAHSFSATKYDSAVAPLETLEELGAYVVSFDRPGYGESDPHPKRTIQTTALDMEELADQLGLGPKFYVMGYSMGGLSVWGCLKYIPNRLAGAALVAPVVNYWWPSFPANLSTEGYNLQLPQDQWALRVAHYAPWLVYWWNTQKWFPCNSVISGKPKMSPQDLEVVSRSAKHLSKRPKLKEYAVQQGVFESLHRDMMVGFGKWDFDPMDLKNPFRNGEGSVHMWHGDEDWIVPVTLQRYVAERLSWIQYHEMPNVGHLVMLDPAMNEVIWKTFLTGRQRTNSVHS, encoded by the exons ATGTTCGCCACTTGTTTCTATGTGTCTCCATTTATTCAAAACCCAACATTTTTTACCTCTACAAAATCTTTATACACTTCTATCAAGTTCAAATTCAACCACAAAAAGGGATTGAATCACCTTCAAGATTCCATTTTTGTTCATTCCAATTCTAGTCAAG GTATGCTCGGGAAAGTTTTAGTTGTCTTGTTGATTGCAGGTCTGGCATGGGCATTCCCATCCCTCCAACCTCCACCTCCCAGAATCTGTGGTTCTCCGAATGGTCCAATAGTTACCGGACCTAGAATCAAACTTAGGGATGGAAGATATCTGGCTTATAAGGAGCATGGTGTACCCAAAGAAACGGCCAAATATAAGGTCGTATATGCACATAGCTTTAGTGCTACCAAATATGATTCAGCTGTTGCACCCTTG GAAACACTCGAAGAATTAGGGGCGTATGTTGTCTCTTTTGATAGACCTGGTTATGGGGAAAGCGATCCACATCCAAAACGAACCATACAAACTACAGCTTTGGATATGGAAGAGCTTGCTGATCAACTCGGACTTGGCCCAAAATTTTATGTTATGGGGTATTCCATGGGTGGTCTTTCCGTTTGGGGTTGCCTCAAGTACATCCCTAATCG GTTAGCTGGAGCAGCTCTAGTTGCTCCTGTTGTCAATTACTGGTGGCCTAGTTTTCCTGCTAATTTATCCACAGAAGGATACAATCTACAGCTACCACAGGACCAATGGGCACTTCGAGTTGCACATTATGCGCCTTGGCTAGTCTACTGGTGGAACACTCAGAAGTGGTTCCCCTGCAATAGTGTTATATCTGGAAAACCGAAAATGTCTCCCCAAGATTTAGAAGTCGTTTCGAGATCTGCTAAGCATCTAAGCAAAAGGCCAAAGCTTAAG GAATATGCTGTACAACAAGGAGTATTCGAGTCTCTCCATCGTGACATGATGGTGGGGTTCGGAAAGTGGGATTTTGATCCTATGGATCTTAAGAACCCTTTTCGTAATGGTGAAGGCTCGGTCCACATGTGGCATGGTGACGAAGACTGGATTGTACCTGTTACGTTACAACGTTACGTTGCAGAAAGGCTTTCGTGGATACAGTACCATGAAATGCCCAATGTTGGACATCTAGTTATGCTTGATCCAGCCATGAATGAGGTTATCTGGAAGACATTTTTGACAGGAAGACAAAGAACAAATAGTGTGCATTCTTAA